A window of the Haloarcula litorea genome harbors these coding sequences:
- a CDS encoding ribosome biogenesis/translation initiation ATPase RLI, with protein sequence MADDSIAVVDLERCQPDRCNYECMNYCPPNRSGKECIVKRGEAHEDDEEFEGKPDQVAISEEICLGESCGICVNKCPFDAIEIINLPQELDDDPVHRYGENAFALYGLPTPQEGQVTGILGPNGIGKTTAVRILADELAPNLGRYGDRPGWDEILDEYRGTALQEYLEQMRDGDVDVARKPQYVDRIPDQFDGKARELLEQTDERGELDALIERTGIGPVVDNHIDDLSGGELQRVALVATLARDADFYFLDEITPYLDIGQRMTAARLIRELAEDGDRSMLVVEHDLAILDLLADNINVAYGSPGAFGVITSPKSTKKGINEYLSGYLENENMRVRQTEIEFEEHAPRTASTGDVVIEYPDLTKSYGEGEFSLQVEAGTIRESEVLGVVGPNGIGKSTFAKMLAGRLDPTEGEVDTRLDIAYKPQYIEIDQPMRVDAFLSSITDDFGTSYWNTEIAQPLQLESVMEQQLTDLSGGERQRVAIAACLSKDADLYLLDEPSAHLDVEQRVLATSAIRRYAENHDATAMVIDHDIYMIDLLADRLLVFEGEPAKRGHAAPPQGMREGMNEFLANLDITFRRDERTSRPRINKPGSQLDRQQKNAGEYYYAPDQA encoded by the coding sequence ATGGCGGACGACAGCATCGCGGTCGTGGACCTAGAGCGGTGTCAGCCCGACCGCTGCAACTACGAGTGTATGAACTACTGCCCGCCCAACCGCAGCGGGAAGGAGTGCATCGTCAAGCGCGGCGAGGCCCACGAGGACGACGAGGAGTTCGAGGGGAAACCCGACCAGGTCGCCATCTCGGAGGAGATCTGTCTGGGCGAGTCCTGCGGGATCTGCGTCAACAAGTGCCCGTTCGACGCCATCGAGATCATCAACCTCCCGCAGGAACTCGACGACGACCCCGTCCACCGCTACGGCGAGAACGCCTTCGCCCTGTACGGCCTGCCGACCCCACAGGAGGGGCAGGTCACGGGGATCCTCGGCCCGAACGGCATCGGGAAGACCACCGCCGTCCGCATCCTCGCGGACGAACTGGCACCGAACCTCGGCCGCTACGGCGACCGGCCGGGCTGGGACGAGATCTTAGACGAGTACCGCGGGACCGCCCTGCAGGAGTACCTCGAACAGATGCGGGACGGCGACGTCGACGTGGCCCGCAAGCCCCAGTACGTCGACCGCATCCCCGACCAGTTCGACGGGAAGGCCCGCGAACTGCTCGAACAGACCGACGAGCGGGGCGAACTGGACGCCCTGATCGAGCGGACCGGGATCGGCCCGGTCGTCGACAACCACATCGACGACCTCTCGGGCGGCGAGCTCCAGCGGGTCGCGCTGGTCGCGACGCTGGCCCGCGACGCCGACTTCTACTTCCTCGACGAGATCACGCCGTACCTGGACATCGGCCAGCGGATGACCGCCGCCCGGCTCATCCGCGAACTCGCGGAGGACGGGGACCGCTCGATGCTCGTCGTCGAGCACGACCTCGCCATCCTCGACCTGCTGGCGGACAACATCAACGTCGCCTACGGGTCGCCGGGCGCGTTCGGCGTCATCACGTCGCCCAAGTCGACGAAGAAGGGGATCAACGAGTACCTCTCGGGATACCTGGAGAACGAGAACATGCGGGTCCGCCAGACCGAGATCGAGTTCGAGGAACACGCCCCCCGGACCGCCTCGACCGGCGACGTCGTCATCGAGTACCCCGACCTCACGAAGTCCTACGGCGAGGGCGAGTTCTCGCTGCAGGTCGAGGCCGGCACGATCCGCGAGAGCGAGGTGCTGGGCGTGGTCGGCCCCAACGGCATCGGGAAGTCCACCTTCGCGAAGATGCTCGCGGGCCGGCTCGACCCCACGGAGGGCGAGGTCGACACCCGACTGGACATCGCCTACAAGCCACAGTACATCGAGATCGACCAGCCGATGCGGGTCGACGCCTTCCTCTCGTCGATCACCGACGACTTCGGGACCTCCTACTGGAACACGGAGATCGCCCAGCCGCTGCAACTGGAGTCCGTGATGGAGCAGCAACTGACGGACCTCTCGGGCGGGGAGCGCCAGCGGGTCGCCATCGCGGCCTGCCTCTCGAAGGACGCCGACCTCTACCTGCTGGACGAGCCCTCGGCCCACCTCGACGTCGAACAGCGGGTGCTGGCGACCTCGGCCATCCGCCGGTACGCCGAGAACCACGACGCCACGGCGATGGTCATCGACCACGACATCTACATGATCGACCTGCTGGCCGACCGCCTGCTGGTGTTCGAGGGCGAGCCGGCCAAGCGCGGCCACGCCGCGCCGCCACAGGGGATGCGCGAGGGGATGAACGAGTTCCTCGCGAACCTCGACATCACCTTCCGCCGGGACGAGCGCACCTCCCGGCCCCGCATCAACAAGCCGGGGTCGCAGCTGGACCGCCAGCAGAAGAACGCCGGCGAGTACTACTACGCGCCCGATCAGGCCTGA
- a CDS encoding ArsR family transcriptional regulator, translating into MTESDEEAIADLPPSAKLVYKVLEYDGPLTQKGIVEESMLSARTVRYALERLDEVGVIEEDVYFADARQNLYEITDQPAEQADAAVSD; encoded by the coding sequence ATGACGGAATCCGACGAGGAGGCTATCGCGGACCTTCCTCCGAGCGCGAAGCTCGTTTACAAGGTGCTCGAGTACGACGGGCCGCTCACCCAGAAGGGCATCGTCGAGGAGTCGATGCTCTCGGCCCGGACCGTCCGCTACGCGCTGGAACGACTCGACGAGGTCGGGGTCATCGAGGAGGACGTCTACTTCGCCGACGCCCGGCAGAACCTCTACGAGATCACCGACCAGCCCGCCGAGCAGGCCGACGCCGCCGTCTCCGACTGA
- a CDS encoding methyl-accepting chemotaxis protein, whose translation MNGDAGPDPNPLTRALRTATPEFVRRRFALKFFIALLCIGLFVGGVGAVGTEQIRTEFEQQVLTEHATMAKQGAEGRAAWNTRNRNFVETMARSGAVASGDTEAIHDRFNAEMRGRDYGDDTLPNLHYVDAASGRVTVSTKSSLDGEPLSELNATLRSAIEGTTQTRLTDAYTSEATLSGTTPRIAYVTPVADADGEYVVYTVPLAQFTGTRFGSGESTSLVVDGRNRVLFHQSNNSLLLDRYGAGNDAPGVARELGPAESGAMRAGPGAGALDATAALADSDYVVGYAQVVGTDWVVLVHTDIQAAYGTVRRVANQGLWATLLGVAAIGVLGAVLGRNTTRAIDRLTRKTEQMRNGDLDVEVQSGRIDTVGQLYDGFAAMRDSLQDQIAEAERERKKAQVARDEVVETNAHLQNRAAEYSEVMERAAAGDLTQRLEGDGENDAMDAIAEDFNAMIEELEKTVGQLKSFSDRVEESGRVVGESATTVRDAAEQVAESIQRISDDASRQRDDLQQAAETVDEAVAALDAGDPQQAQAHLDDVAATLTDVAGRTEDTMAEAENVAGAAEEQAAELNEVSARADELVRYVIPLSEILGHFTTEAEHEFVFSGGPSAAPQDDD comes from the coding sequence ATGAACGGCGACGCCGGCCCCGATCCGAACCCCCTCACGCGGGCGCTCCGGACGGCGACGCCGGAGTTCGTCCGCCGTCGGTTCGCGCTCAAGTTCTTCATCGCGCTCCTCTGTATCGGCCTGTTCGTCGGCGGCGTGGGAGCCGTCGGCACGGAGCAGATCAGGACGGAGTTCGAACAGCAGGTGCTGACCGAACACGCGACGATGGCCAAACAGGGTGCCGAGGGGAGAGCGGCCTGGAACACCCGCAACAGGAACTTCGTCGAGACGATGGCGCGATCGGGGGCCGTCGCCTCCGGCGACACCGAGGCCATCCACGACCGGTTCAACGCCGAGATGCGGGGTCGTGACTACGGCGACGACACGCTCCCCAACCTCCACTACGTGGACGCGGCGAGCGGGCGGGTCACGGTCTCGACCAAGTCCAGCCTCGATGGCGAGCCCCTCTCCGAGCTCAACGCCACGCTGCGCTCGGCCATCGAGGGGACGACCCAGACGAGACTCACCGACGCGTACACGAGCGAGGCGACGCTGAGCGGGACGACCCCCCGCATCGCCTACGTCACGCCGGTCGCCGACGCCGACGGCGAGTACGTCGTCTACACGGTGCCGCTGGCGCAGTTCACCGGGACCCGCTTCGGTTCCGGCGAGAGCACGTCGCTGGTCGTCGACGGCCGGAACCGCGTCCTGTTCCACCAGTCGAACAACAGCCTCCTGCTGGACCGGTACGGGGCCGGCAACGACGCCCCCGGCGTCGCCCGCGAACTCGGTCCCGCGGAGTCGGGCGCGATGCGTGCCGGCCCGGGTGCGGGCGCGCTCGACGCAACCGCCGCCCTGGCCGACAGCGACTACGTCGTCGGCTACGCGCAGGTCGTCGGCACCGACTGGGTCGTCCTGGTCCACACCGACATCCAGGCCGCCTACGGGACCGTCCGCCGGGTCGCCAACCAGGGGCTGTGGGCGACGCTGCTCGGCGTCGCGGCCATCGGGGTCCTCGGTGCCGTCCTCGGGCGCAACACCACGCGGGCCATCGACCGGCTGACCCGCAAGACCGAGCAGATGCGGAACGGCGACCTCGACGTCGAGGTCCAGTCGGGCCGGATCGACACCGTCGGTCAGCTCTACGACGGCTTCGCCGCGATGCGTGACTCCCTGCAGGACCAGATCGCCGAGGCCGAGCGCGAGCGCAAGAAGGCCCAGGTCGCCCGCGACGAGGTCGTCGAGACCAACGCCCACCTCCAGAACCGCGCCGCGGAGTACTCCGAGGTGATGGAGCGGGCCGCCGCCGGCGACCTCACCCAGCGCCTCGAGGGTGACGGCGAGAACGACGCGATGGACGCCATCGCCGAGGACTTCAACGCGATGATCGAGGAGCTGGAGAAGACGGTCGGTCAGCTCAAGTCCTTCTCCGACCGGGTCGAGGAGTCCGGCCGCGTCGTCGGCGAGAGCGCCACGACGGTCAGGGACGCCGCCGAGCAGGTCGCCGAGTCCATCCAGCGGATCTCCGACGACGCCAGCCGCCAGCGCGACGACCTCCAGCAGGCCGCCGAGACGGTCGACGAGGCCGTCGCCGCGCTGGACGCCGGCGATCCCCAGCAGGCACAGGCCCACCTCGACGACGTGGCCGCCACGCTGACCGACGTCGCCGGCCGCACCGAGGACACGATGGCCGAGGCCGAGAACGTCGCCGGGGCCGCCGAGGAACAGGCCGCCGAACTGAACGAGGTCTCCGCGCGGGCCGACGAGCTCGTCCGCTACGTCATCCCGCTCTCGGAGATCCTCGGGCACTTCACCACCGAGGCGGAACACGAGTTCGTCTTCTCGGGCGGACCGAGCGCCGCGCCCCAGGACGACGACTAG
- a CDS encoding PINc/VapC family ATPase, which yields MEIVPDTSVVIDGRVSEQVEADADAASEADGKGFAGATVVVPEAVVGELEAQANDGRETGWEGLEELQRLVDLADDGTVDVEYVGRRPDAIEKREAGEGEIDALIRDVAQDRAATLVTSDDVQAEVARAKGLDVEFLDPVVRDFDRLQIENFFDESTMSVHLKTGVAPYAKKGSIGDMHYQPIRDDPATEDELRDYAADIEDAARASPDGFVELSEPGMTIVQFRDLRIAIARPPFSDGLEITAVRPIVKTELDDYEHADELRDRLTEHQRGVLISGSPGAGKSTFAQAVGEFLVDADYAVKTMEKPRDLQVGEEITQYTELGGSMEKTADSLLMVRPDYTIYDEVRKTDDFEVFADMRLAGVGMVGVVHATRAIDALQRLIGRVELGLIPQIVDTVVYIEAGEVDTVYDVTTEVKVPQGLMEEDLARPVIVVRDFETGRPEYEIYTFNRQVVTVPLNEDDDGDDSGVDRLAKQEVEREIRSIAHGHVEVELKGPNTAVVWVEEGDISQVIGKGGGRISDVENRLGIDIDVRSLEEKPSGPSGGPATESGGRQGEIVTPEITSRHVIVPLEGHAGDTVEVQADGDYLFTATVSRGGEIQVSRGSGIAEELERAVDRGKTITVVPS from the coding sequence ATGGAAATCGTACCGGACACGAGCGTGGTCATCGACGGCCGCGTGTCCGAGCAGGTCGAAGCCGACGCCGACGCGGCGTCCGAGGCCGACGGCAAGGGCTTCGCCGGGGCGACGGTCGTCGTCCCCGAGGCCGTGGTCGGCGAACTCGAGGCCCAGGCCAACGACGGCCGCGAGACCGGGTGGGAGGGACTCGAAGAGCTCCAGCGACTCGTCGACCTCGCCGACGATGGGACCGTCGACGTCGAGTACGTCGGCCGGCGGCCCGACGCCATCGAGAAGCGCGAGGCCGGCGAGGGCGAGATCGACGCGCTCATCCGGGACGTGGCACAGGACCGCGCGGCGACGCTCGTGACAAGCGACGACGTCCAGGCCGAGGTCGCACGCGCGAAGGGACTCGACGTCGAGTTCCTCGACCCCGTCGTCCGCGACTTCGACCGCCTGCAGATCGAGAACTTCTTCGACGAGTCGACGATGAGCGTCCACCTGAAGACCGGGGTCGCTCCCTACGCCAAGAAGGGGTCGATCGGCGATATGCACTACCAGCCGATCCGCGACGACCCCGCCACCGAGGACGAGCTCCGGGACTACGCCGCCGACATCGAGGACGCGGCGCGGGCCTCGCCCGACGGCTTCGTCGAACTCTCCGAGCCGGGGATGACGATCGTCCAGTTCCGCGACCTGCGGATCGCCATCGCCCGCCCGCCGTTCTCCGACGGCCTGGAGATCACGGCGGTCCGGCCCATCGTCAAGACCGAACTCGACGACTACGAGCACGCCGACGAGCTGCGCGACCGCCTGACCGAGCACCAGCGGGGCGTCCTCATCTCGGGGTCCCCCGGAGCCGGGAAGTCCACGTTCGCACAGGCGGTGGGGGAGTTCCTCGTCGACGCCGACTACGCGGTCAAGACGATGGAGAAGCCCCGCGACCTCCAGGTCGGCGAGGAGATCACCCAGTACACCGAACTCGGCGGGTCGATGGAGAAGACCGCCGACTCGCTTTTGATGGTCCGGCCCGACTACACCATCTACGACGAGGTCCGCAAGACCGACGACTTCGAGGTGTTCGCGGACATGCGGCTGGCCGGCGTCGGGATGGTCGGGGTCGTCCACGCGACCCGGGCCATCGACGCCCTCCAGCGGCTCATCGGCCGCGTCGAGCTGGGCCTGATCCCCCAGATCGTCGACACCGTCGTCTACATCGAGGCCGGCGAGGTGGACACGGTCTACGACGTGACCACGGAGGTGAAGGTCCCGCAGGGGCTGATGGAGGAGGACCTCGCGCGCCCGGTCATCGTCGTCCGGGACTTCGAGACCGGCCGGCCCGAGTACGAGATCTACACGTTCAACCGCCAGGTCGTCACCGTGCCGCTGAACGAGGACGACGACGGGGACGACTCCGGCGTCGACCGCCTCGCCAAACAGGAGGTCGAGCGGGAGATCCGCTCGATCGCCCACGGCCACGTCGAGGTGGAGCTCAAGGGGCCCAACACCGCCGTCGTCTGGGTCGAGGAGGGCGACATCTCGCAGGTCATCGGCAAGGGCGGGGGCCGCATCTCCGACGTCGAGAACCGCCTGGGCATCGACATCGACGTCCGGTCGCTCGAGGAGAAACCGAGCGGTCCCTCCGGCGGACCGGCGACGGAGTCCGGCGGCCGGCAGGGCGAGATCGTCACCCCCGAGATCACCTCGCGACACGTCATCGTCCCGCTGGAGGGCCACGCCGGCGACACCGTCGAGGTCCAGGCCGACGGCGACTACCTCTTCACCGCGACGGTCTCGCGGGGCGGCGAGATCCAGGTCTCGCGCGGCTCGGGCATCGCGGAGGAGCTAGAGCGGGCGGTCGACCGCGGGAAGACGATCACCGTGGTGCCGTCGTAA
- a CDS encoding archaemetzincin family Zn-dependent metalloprotease, producing MHVDIVPVGDVSARVKREASDGLRGTYDCEVTMHDPQSVPAGAYDGDRDQYRAEEFIDLARRVGSGGKNIAITPKDLFYRRRNYVFGLAYLGGSGSVISTYRLQTSSDGGFSDRSAGEIFSQRVRKEVVHEIGHTLGLEHCDNKRCVMNFSPTVRQVDVKETSLCGSCQRNVL from the coding sequence ATGCACGTCGACATCGTGCCGGTGGGCGACGTCTCCGCGCGGGTCAAGCGCGAGGCGTCGGACGGCCTCCGAGGGACCTACGACTGCGAGGTCACGATGCACGACCCCCAGTCGGTCCCCGCCGGTGCGTACGATGGCGACCGCGATCAGTACCGCGCCGAGGAGTTCATCGACCTCGCACGCCGGGTCGGCTCGGGCGGGAAGAACATCGCCATCACGCCCAAGGACCTGTTCTACCGCCGCCGCAACTACGTCTTCGGGCTGGCCTACCTCGGTGGCTCCGGCAGCGTCATCTCGACGTACCGCCTGCAGACCTCCTCGGACGGCGGCTTCTCGGACCGCTCGGCCGGCGAGATCTTCTCCCAGCGGGTCCGCAAGGAGGTCGTCCACGAGATCGGGCACACCCTCGGCCTGGAACACTGCGACAACAAGCGCTGCGTGATGAACTTCTCGCCGACGGTCCGGCAGGTCGACGTCAAGGAGACGTCGCTGTGTGGGTCCTGCCAGCGGAACGTGCTGTGA